From a region of the Vanrija pseudolonga chromosome 2, complete sequence genome:
- the NDUFA2 gene encoding NADH dehydrogenase [ubiquinone] 1 alpha subcomplex subunit 2, protein MSLKQLPKAVKELRLHLCQTSPASAGVRQWISASYPALKASNPDVKVLIREAQGVSPRAFVRFERGVESQTGLDNFSANDVNAALAKLAGQ, encoded by the exons ATGTCCCTCAAGCAGCTGcccaaggccgtcaaggagctccGCCTGCACCTGTGCCAGACCTCGCCagcgtcggccggcgtgaG GCAAtggatctcggcgtcctACCCCGCCCTCAAGGCGTCCAACCCCGACGTCAAGGTGCTCATCCGCGAGGCGCAGGGCGTGTCCCCTCGCGCGTTTGTCCGCTTTG AGCGCGGAGTCGAGTCGCAGACCGGCCTCGACAACTTCTCGGCCAACGACGTCAACGCCGCGCTGGCCAAGCTTGCCGGCCAGTAG
- the dhx8 gene encoding ATP-dependent RNA helicase dhx8, translating into MGADKELYKLELLSLVTRVQQELFNHTKLQDKNLAEFVIAMHEQSKGGYEAFTKKLSDIGADFPDSFIKNLDRLIVTMHPKYKRKAAKAKAKAEAGKPQAEGGTGEKSLQARKFPGLSLPDQEWMPEEKYLDGREGKDREEKLPDFSMDKTMSQLQDAASRRNRPTSDDFIDGEPSAKRSRYDDRNGGGYGRDRYNDDRNGDSGGGIRDNGWAGRGGQGAPSYRDDRAGPSRGRPGLDDRPVLYKIYNGTVSNVRDFGGFVLLQGVAGRTEGLVHVSNISGQRVESASDLLRRNQPVKVKVMSVAGDKVGLSMKDVNQETGEDLSPHLRIKTQDEIDDELRRHAARVGTGANSAPLHATPLLHVDERRGGSAKRLSSPERFEIKQLIASGAVSAADYPDLDDDYSMTAGDNGIDEDIDIEVHEKEPAFLAGQTRITLDISPVKIIKAPDGSMNRAALAGGQLAKERADMRRMEANDQADSEARNVNQPWLDPMAQQADKQFASDLRGNLMNQKTQQTPAWKSANKSMTFGRITSLSIQEQRRALPIYKLRDQLVKAVRENQILVVVGDTGSGKTTQMAQYLAEEGLLGRLKLGCTQPRKVAAVSVAKRVSEEVGCRLGGEVGYNVRFEDVTSPETKIKFMTDGMLLRELLIDPDASKYSVIMLDEAHERTIATDVLFGLMKKACKRRPDLKLICTSATLDAEKFATYFWGCPIFTIPGRTFPVEILYTKDPEPDYLEASLITILQIHLMEPPGDILLFLTGQEEIDTACEVLFERVKALGPQVPDLIILPVYAALPSEMQSKIFDPPPPGARKCVIATNIAETSITIDGIYYVIDPGFSKQNAYDPKLGMDSLIVTPISQAQARQRSGRAGRTGPGKCYRLYTELAYRNEMLPNPIPEIQRTNLASTILTLKAMGINDLINFDFMDPPPAATMLTALEQLYALGALDDEGLLTRVGRKMADFPLDPMLCKMLIKSVDYGCSEEALTIVAMLQAGGQVFYRPKDKQSQADAKKAKFHQPEGDLLTLMAVYNGWKASKFSNPWCFENFIHTRAVKTAQNVRKQLVGIMERYKHELVSCGTNYNRVRMAICSGFFRNAAKKDPVEGYKTLVEGTPVSIHPSSAIFQRPPEWCIYYELVLTAKEYMHQVTVIEPKWLSEVAPTFFKVADQNRISKRKKQEKIEPLFDRFAEDKDSWRLSKQKRATRSSQTFG; encoded by the exons ATGGGCGCAGACAAGGAGCTGTAcaagctcgagctgctctcGCTCGTCACGCGAGTTCAGCAAGAGCTGTTCAACCACACAAAGCTGCAGGACAAAAACCTGGCCGAGTTTGTCATTGCC ATGCACGAGCAGAGCAAGGGCGGATACGAAGCGTTCACCAAGAAGCTGAGCGACATTGGTGCCGACTTTCCCGACTCGTTCATCAAGAACCTCGACCGCCTGATCGTTACCATGCACCCAAAGTacaagcgcaaggcggcaaaggccaaggccaaggccgaggccggtAAGCCGCAGGCAGAAGGCGGGACGGGAGAAAAGTCGCTCCAGGCGCGCAAGTTCCCCGGACTGAGCTTGCCGGACCAGGAGTGGATGCCTGAGGAGAAATACCTCGACGGGCGGGAAGGCAAGGACCGCGAGGAGAAGCTGCCTGATTTCTCCATGGACAAGACGATGAGCCAGCTTCAGGACGCAGCGTCACGGCGTAACAGGCCTACAAGCGACGACTTTATCGATGGCGAGCCATCCGCCAAGCGCTCGCGCTACGACGACCGCAACGGTGGGGGTTATGGTCGCGATAGGTACAACGACGACCGCAACGGTGACAGCGGTGGCGGCATCCGCGACAacggctgggctgggcgtggAGGCCAGGGAGCGCCGTCGTACCGTGACGACAGGGCAGGCCCCAGCCGCGGACGGCcaggcctcgacgacaggcCAGTCCTGTACAAGATCTACAACGGCACCGTATCGAATGTTCGCGACTTTGGCGGCTTTGTGCTCCTCCAGGGTGTTGCCGGACGGACAGAAGGCCTAGTCCATGTGTCCAACATTAGtggccagcgcgtcgagtcGGCATCAGACTTGCTCAGGCGGAATCAGCCCGTCAAGGTCAAGGTCATGTCCGTGGCCGGTGACAAGGTTGGGCTGAGTATGAAGGACGTCAACCAGGAGACTGGAGAGGACCTGTCTCCTCACCTGCGGATCAAGACACAGGATgagatcgacgacgagttgagAAGACACGCTGCGCGGGTCGGCACCGGTGCCAACTCTGCGCCTCTGCACGCCACACCATTGttgcacgtcgacgagcgacgcggcggctcggCAAAGCGGTTGTCAAGTCCTGAACGATTCGAGATCAAGCAGCTCATTGCCAGTGGTGCTGTCAGCGCTGCCGACTaccccgacctcgacgacgactactcGATGACGGCGGGCGACAACGGTatcgacgaggacattgaTATCGAGGTGCACGAGAAGGAGCCGGCCTTCCTTGCCGGTCAGACGAGGATCACGCTCGACATCTCCCCCGTCAAGATTATCAAGGCACCTGACGGATCGATGAACCGTGCTGCTCTTGCCGGTGGCCAGCTTGCCAAGGAGCGCGCGGATATGAGGCGAATGGAGGCCAACGACCaggccgactcggaggcACGCAATGTCAACCAGCCATGGCTCGACCCCATGGCACAGCAAGCCGACAAGCAGTTCGCTTCGGATCTTCGTGGTAACCTCATGAACCAGAAGACGCAGCAGACGCCGGCCTGGAAGAGCGCCAACAAGTCGATGACGTTTGGGCGTATCACCAGCTTGAGCATTCAGGAGCAACGTCGCGCCTTGCCCATCTACAAGTTGAGGGACCAGCTCGTCAAGGCTGTTCGCGAGAACCAGAttctcgttgtcgtcggcgacactGGTTCCGGAAAGACGACTCAAATGGCTCAGTAtcttgccgaggagggctTACTGGGGCGGCTCAAGCTGGGATGTACGCAGCCGCGTaaggtcgccgccgtgtcggtTGCCAAGCGTGTCTCCGAGGAGGTTGGCTGTCGCCTTGGTGGCGAGGTCGGCTACAACGTCCGTTTCGAGGATGTGACCAGCCCAGAGACCAAGATCAAGTTCATGACGGACGGTATGCTCCTCCGTGAGCTGCTTATCGACCCCGATGCGTCCAAGTACTCGGTCATcatgctcgacgaggcgcacgagCGTACCATCGCCACCGACGTCCTCTTCGGTCTCATGAAGAAGGCTTGCAAGCGCCGTCCTGACCTCAAGCTGATTTGTACGTCGGCCACACTCGACGCCGAAAAGTTCGCCACGTACTTCTGGGGCTGCCCCATCTTCACGATTCCTGGTCGTACCTTCCCCGTCGAGATCCTGTACACCAAGGACCCCGAGCCCGACTACCTCGAAGCATCGCTCATCACCATCCTCCAGATCCACCTCATGGAGCCTCCAGGCGATATTCTTCTGTTCTTAACAGGACAAGAAGAAATCGACACGGCGTGCGAGGTCCTGTTCGAACGAGTGAAGGCACTAGGACCACAAGTGCCCGACCTCATTATCCTGCCCGTCTACGCTGCGCTGCCGTCCGAGATGCAGTCCAAGATTTTcgacccgccgcctcccGGCGCACGAAAGTGCGTCATTGCCACCAACATTGCCGAGACGAGTATCACCATCGACGGTATCTACTACGTTATCGACCCGGGATTCTCAAAGCAAAACGCCTACGACCCCAAGCTCGGTATGGACTCGCTCATTGTCACTCCGATCTCGCAGGCCCAGGCGCGCCAGCGTTCTGGTCGTGCTGGCCGTACCGGTCCCGGCAAGTGCTACCGCCTGTACACCGAGCTCGCGTACCGCAACGAAATGCTTCCCAACCCCATCCCCGAAATCCAGCGTACCAATTTGGCGTCTACGATTCTGACGCTCAAGGCAATGGGTATCAACGACCTGATCAACTTCGACTTCATGGACCCGCCACCAGCAGCGACCATGTTGACAGCTCTCGAGCAGCTGtatgccctcggcgcgctcgacgacgagggtcTTCTGACCCGCGTTGGTCGTAAGATGGCGGACTTCCCCCTCGACCCCATGCTGTGTAAGATGCTCATCAAGTCGGTCGACTACGGATGTTCCGAGGAAGCCCTCACCATCGTTGCCATGCTCCAAGCCGGTGGACAGGTGTTCTACCGGCCAAAGGACAAGCAGTCGCAGGCGgacgccaagaaggccaagtTCCACCAGCCGGAAGGTgacctcctcaccctcatGGCTGTGTACAATGGCTGGAAGGCATCAAAGTTCAGCAACCCATGGTGCTTTGAGAACTTTATCCACACGCGTGCGGTCAAGACGGCGCAGAATGTGCgcaagcagctcgtcggcatcatGGAGCGGTACAAGCACGAGCTTGTGTCGTGCGGCACCAACTACAACCGTGTTCGAATGGCCATCTGCTCTGGCTTCTTCCGCaacgcggccaagaaggaccCCGTGGAGGGTTACAAGACGCTGGTCGAAGGCACACCGGTGTCGATCCACCCTTCGAGCGCCATCTTCCAGCGGCCGCCCGAGTGGTGCATCTACTACGAGTTGGTGCTCACGGCCAAGGAGTACATGCACCAAGTAACGGTGATTGAGCCCAAGTGGCTGTCCGAGGTCGCGCCGACATTCTTCAAGGTCGCCGACCAAAACAGGATCAGCAAGCGCAAGAAGCAGGAGAAGATTGAGCCTCTGTTTGACCGCTtcgccgaggacaaggactCGTGGCGTCTGTCCAAGCAGAAGCGCGCTACGCGGTCGTCGCAGACGTTTGGATAG